In Delphinus delphis chromosome 18, mDelDel1.2, whole genome shotgun sequence, the following proteins share a genomic window:
- the TEX30 gene encoding testis-expressed protein 30 isoform X1, with amino-acid sequence MSHTEVKLKIPFGNKLLDAVCLVPNKSLTYGIILTHGASGDMNLPHLMSLASHLASHGFFSLRFTCKGLNIVHRIKAYKSVLNYLKTSGEYKLAGVFLGGRSMGSRAAASVMCHTEPDDADDFVRGLICISYPLHHPKQQHKLRDEDLFRIKDPVLFVSGSADEMCEKNLLEKVAQKMQAPNKIHWIEKASHSMAVKGRSTNDVFKEINTQILFWIQEITEMDKK; translated from the exons atgaGTCATACAGAG gttaaattaaaaataccttttgGAAATAAATTACTAGATGCTGTTTGTTTGGTACCTAACAAGAGCTTAACATATGGAATAATTCTTACACATGGAGCATCAGGAGATATGAATCTTCCTCATTTGATGTCACTGGCATCCCATCTTGCATCTCATGGTTTTTTTAGCCTGAGATTTACCTGTAAAGGCCTTAATATTGTACATAGAATTAAGGCATATAAATCAGTTTTG AATTACCTAAAGACCTCAGGAGAATACAAACTTGCAGGTGTTTTCCTTGGAG GTCGTTCAATGGGCTCAAGAGCAGCTGCTTCTGTAATGTGTCATACTGAGCCAGATGATGCTGATGATTTTGTTCGAGGTCTCATTTGTATTTCCTATCCACTGCACCATCCAAAGCAGCAGCATAAACTTAGAGATGAAGATCTCTTTCGTATAAAAGATCCTGTACTGTTTGTGTCAGGCTCAGCAGATGAAATGTGTGAAAAG aacTTGTTGGAGAAAGTGGCACAGAAAATGCAAGCTCCTAATAAAATCCACTGGATTGAGAAAGCAAGTcattccatggcagtgaaaggaCGGTCAACAaatgatgttttcaaagaaataaatacacagattTTGTTTTGGATCCAGGAAATCACTGAAATGGACAAGAAATAA
- the TEX30 gene encoding testis-expressed protein 30 isoform X2: protein MNLPHLMSLASHLASHGFFSLRFTCKGLNIVHRIKAYKSVLNYLKTSGEYKLAGVFLGGRSMGSRAAASVMCHTEPDDADDFVRGLICISYPLHHPKQQHKLRDEDLFRIKDPVLFVSGSADEMCEKNLLEKVAQKMQAPNKIHWIEKASHSMAVKGRSTNDVFKEINTQILFWIQEITEMDKK from the exons ATGAATCTTCCTCATTTGATGTCACTGGCATCCCATCTTGCATCTCATGGTTTTTTTAGCCTGAGATTTACCTGTAAAGGCCTTAATATTGTACATAGAATTAAGGCATATAAATCAGTTTTG AATTACCTAAAGACCTCAGGAGAATACAAACTTGCAGGTGTTTTCCTTGGAG GTCGTTCAATGGGCTCAAGAGCAGCTGCTTCTGTAATGTGTCATACTGAGCCAGATGATGCTGATGATTTTGTTCGAGGTCTCATTTGTATTTCCTATCCACTGCACCATCCAAAGCAGCAGCATAAACTTAGAGATGAAGATCTCTTTCGTATAAAAGATCCTGTACTGTTTGTGTCAGGCTCAGCAGATGAAATGTGTGAAAAG aacTTGTTGGAGAAAGTGGCACAGAAAATGCAAGCTCCTAATAAAATCCACTGGATTGAGAAAGCAAGTcattccatggcagtgaaaggaCGGTCAACAaatgatgttttcaaagaaataaatacacagattTTGTTTTGGATCCAGGAAATCACTGAAATGGACAAGAAATAA
- the POGLUT2 gene encoding protein O-glucosyltransferase 2 isoform X2, with amino-acid sequence MFSTLLLYCFFLGTVPALAETGGERRLSPEKSEIWGPGLKAAVVLPARYFYIQAVDTSGNKFTSSPGEKVFQIKISAPDEQFTRVGVQILDRKDGSFIVRYRMYASYTNLKIEVKFQGQHVAKSPYILTGPVYHENCDCPLEDSAAWLWEMNCPETITQIQRDLAHFPTIDPEKIATEIPKRFGQRQSLCHYTLKDNKVYIKTHGEHVGFRIFMDAILLSLTRKVKMPDVEFFVNLGDWPLEKKKSDSNIHPIFSWCGSTDSKDIVMPTYDLTDSVLETMGRVSLDMMSVQANTGPPWESKNSTAVWRGRDSRKERLELVKLSRKHPELIDAAFTNFFFFKHDESLYGPIVKHISFFDFFKHKYQINIDGTVAAYRLPYLLVGDSVVLKQDSIYYEHFYNELQPWKHYIPVKSNLSDLLEKLKWAKDHDEEAKKIAKTGQEFARNNLMGDDIFCYYFKLFQEYASLQVGEPQIREGMRRVEPQTEDDLFPCTCHTKKTKDEL; translated from the exons ATGTTTAGCACTTTGCTGCTTTACTGCTTCTTTCTGGGGACAGTTCCAGCACTGGCCGAGACCGGCGGAGAGAGGCGACTGAGCCCGGAGAAGAGCGAAATATGGGGACCCGGGCTCAAAGCAGCTGTGGTCCTTCCCGCGCGCTATTTCTACATCCAGGCGGTGGACACATCAGGAAATAA ATTCACATCTTCTCCGGGTGAAAAGGTGTTCCAGATTAAAATCTCAGCCCCAGATGAGCAATTCACTAGAGTGGGCGTCCAGATTTTAGACCGAAAGGATGGGTCCTTCATAGTAAGATACAGAATGTATGCGAGCTACACAAATCTGAAGATAGAAGTCAAATTCCAAGGTCAACATGTGGCCAAGTCTCCATATATTTTAACAG GGCCAGTTTACCATGAGAATTGTGACTGTCCTTTGGAAGACAGTGCAGCCTGGCTATGGGAGATGAACTGCCCAGAAACCATTACTCAAATTCAGAGAGATCTGGCACATTTCCCTACCATTGATCCAGAAAAGATTGCAACAGAAATCCCGAAAAGATTTGGACAAAGACAGAGCTTGTGTCATTATACCTTGAAGGATAACAAG GTTTATATCAAGACTCATGGTGAACATGTAGGTTTTAGAATTTTCATGGATGCCATACTACTTTCTTTGACTAGAAAA GTGAAGATGCCCGATGTGGAGTTTTTTGTTAATTTGGGAGACTGgcctttggaaaaaaagaaatccgaTTCAAACATCCACCCAATCTTTTCCTGGTGTGGCTCCACAGATTCCAAGGATATTGTGATGCCTACCTACGACTTGACTGACTCTGTCCTCGAAACCATGGGCCG AGTCAGTCTGGATATGATGTCTGTGCAAGCCAACACAGGTCCTCCCTGGGAAAGCAAAAACTCCACAGCTGTCTGGAGAGGGCGAGACAGCCGAAAAGAGAGACTTGAGTTGGTTAAACTCAGCAGAAAACACCCGGAACTCATAGACGCTGCTTTCaccaactttttcttctttaaacacgATGAAAGCCTATATGGTCCCATTGTGAAAcacatttcattttttgatttcttcaag CATAAGTATCAGATAAACATCGATGGCACCGTTGCAGCTTATCGCCTACCATATCTGCTAGTAGGTGACAGTGTGGTGCTGAAGCAGGACTCCATCTACTATGAACACTTTTATAATGAACTGCAGCCCTGGAAACACTACATTCCAGTTAAAAGCAACCTGAGCGACCTCCTAGAAAAacttaaatgggcaaaagatcacGATGAAGAG GCAAAGAAGATAGCAAAAACAGGACAAGAATTTGCAAGAAATAATCTCATGGGTGATGACatattctgttattattttaaacttttccag GAATATGCCAGTTTACAAGTGGGTGAGCCCCAAATCCGGGAGGGCATGAGGAGGGTAGAACCACAGACCGAGGATGACCTCTTTCCTTGCACGTGCCATACAAAGAAG ACCAAAGATGAACTCTGA
- the POGLUT2 gene encoding protein O-glucosyltransferase 2 isoform X1 — MFSTLLLYCFFLGTVPALAETGGERRLSPEKSEIWGPGLKAAVVLPARYFYIQAVDTSGNKFTSSPGEKVFQIKISAPDEQFTRVGVQILDRKDGSFIVRYRMYASYTNLKIEVKFQGQHVAKSPYILTGPVYHENCDCPLEDSAAWLWEMNCPETITQIQRDLAHFPTIDPEKIATEIPKRFGQRQSLCHYTLKDNKVYIKTHGEHVGFRIFMDAILLSLTRKVKMPDVEFFVNLGDWPLEKKKSDSNIHPIFSWCGSTDSKDIVMPTYDLTDSVLETMGRVSLDMMSVQANTGPPWESKNSTAVWRGRDSRKERLELVKLSRKHPELIDAAFTNFFFFKHDESLYGPIVKHISFFDFFKHKYQINIDGTVAAYRLPYLLVGDSVVLKQDSIYYEHFYNELQPWKHYIPVKSNLSDLLEKLKWAKDHDEEAKKIAKTGQEFARNNLMGDDIFCYYFKLFQEYASLQVGEPQIREGMRRVEPQTEDDLFPCTCHTKKVTRTHLLASVRVRTNSDPTLHSFLSSFSQATAT; from the exons ATGTTTAGCACTTTGCTGCTTTACTGCTTCTTTCTGGGGACAGTTCCAGCACTGGCCGAGACCGGCGGAGAGAGGCGACTGAGCCCGGAGAAGAGCGAAATATGGGGACCCGGGCTCAAAGCAGCTGTGGTCCTTCCCGCGCGCTATTTCTACATCCAGGCGGTGGACACATCAGGAAATAA ATTCACATCTTCTCCGGGTGAAAAGGTGTTCCAGATTAAAATCTCAGCCCCAGATGAGCAATTCACTAGAGTGGGCGTCCAGATTTTAGACCGAAAGGATGGGTCCTTCATAGTAAGATACAGAATGTATGCGAGCTACACAAATCTGAAGATAGAAGTCAAATTCCAAGGTCAACATGTGGCCAAGTCTCCATATATTTTAACAG GGCCAGTTTACCATGAGAATTGTGACTGTCCTTTGGAAGACAGTGCAGCCTGGCTATGGGAGATGAACTGCCCAGAAACCATTACTCAAATTCAGAGAGATCTGGCACATTTCCCTACCATTGATCCAGAAAAGATTGCAACAGAAATCCCGAAAAGATTTGGACAAAGACAGAGCTTGTGTCATTATACCTTGAAGGATAACAAG GTTTATATCAAGACTCATGGTGAACATGTAGGTTTTAGAATTTTCATGGATGCCATACTACTTTCTTTGACTAGAAAA GTGAAGATGCCCGATGTGGAGTTTTTTGTTAATTTGGGAGACTGgcctttggaaaaaaagaaatccgaTTCAAACATCCACCCAATCTTTTCCTGGTGTGGCTCCACAGATTCCAAGGATATTGTGATGCCTACCTACGACTTGACTGACTCTGTCCTCGAAACCATGGGCCG AGTCAGTCTGGATATGATGTCTGTGCAAGCCAACACAGGTCCTCCCTGGGAAAGCAAAAACTCCACAGCTGTCTGGAGAGGGCGAGACAGCCGAAAAGAGAGACTTGAGTTGGTTAAACTCAGCAGAAAACACCCGGAACTCATAGACGCTGCTTTCaccaactttttcttctttaaacacgATGAAAGCCTATATGGTCCCATTGTGAAAcacatttcattttttgatttcttcaag CATAAGTATCAGATAAACATCGATGGCACCGTTGCAGCTTATCGCCTACCATATCTGCTAGTAGGTGACAGTGTGGTGCTGAAGCAGGACTCCATCTACTATGAACACTTTTATAATGAACTGCAGCCCTGGAAACACTACATTCCAGTTAAAAGCAACCTGAGCGACCTCCTAGAAAAacttaaatgggcaaaagatcacGATGAAGAG GCAAAGAAGATAGCAAAAACAGGACAAGAATTTGCAAGAAATAATCTCATGGGTGATGACatattctgttattattttaaacttttccag GAATATGCCAGTTTACAAGTGGGTGAGCCCCAAATCCGGGAGGGCATGAGGAGGGTAGAACCACAGACCGAGGATGACCTCTTTCCTTGCACGTGCCATACAAAGAAGGTAACCAGAACTCACCTTCTAGCCAGTGTCAGAGTAAGAACTAACAGTGATCCAactcttcattcattcctttcctCATTCAGTCAGGCAACAGCTACCTGA